In Corylus avellana chromosome ca2, CavTom2PMs-1.0, the following proteins share a genomic window:
- the LOC132168628 gene encoding probable LRR receptor-like serine/threonine-protein kinase RFK1 isoform X5, with the protein MGSTYWKFNGNSCQIQMVGMTPDPPRNSVSSIDCDCNLKNSTVCHVVRIVLKGYSLPGMLPPQLVKLPYLREIDFALNYLNGTIPLEWASMQLTSISVLVNRLSGEIPKELGNITSLTYLCLEANQFSGIVPPELGNLTNLQTLMLSSNNLTGNLPMTFARLGSLTDFRINDNNFRGTIPDFIQNWKQLTRLEMHASGLEGPIPPNISLLSNLLQLVLRSCKISGEIPSYIWTMKNLEMLDVSFNNLVGEIPTSMNLERLKFLFLTGNMLSGNVPDSILKEGSSIDLSYNNFTWQGPEQPACQENLNLNLNLFRSSSMEDNLRQRPHCLKNFDCPRYSNCLHVNSGGTDLIFKEDKAAVMYEGDAEVKGGAAEFFISDDSYWGFSSTGDFMDDDDYQNIRYTVSLASSNITELYATARVSPISLTYFHYCLENGNYTVNLHFAEIMFTNNETYSSLGKRVFDIYVQERLVWKDFNIEDFTGIAQKPVVKRVSNVGVSTNVLEIRFYWAGKGTTRIPNSGVYGPLISAVSVVSDFKLCPNGRTTRTKQIVHIIVGVVIGVVCLLLFLVGILWRKGYLWRTRGRKTDVQGLELQTGTFTLKQIKAATNDFDSANKVGEGGFGPVYKGQLPDGTVIAVKQLSSKSKQGNREFLNEIGMISCLQHPNLVKLHGCCIEGDQLLLVYEYMENNSLARALFGPENNQLKLDWPTRLKICIGIARGLVFLHEESRLKIVHRDIKATNVLLDGDLNPKISDFGLAKLDEEEKSHISTRVAGTIGYMAPEYALWGYLTYKADVYSFGVVALEIVSGKNNNDYMPSDNCVCLLDRACHLQQTGNLMKLIDERLESEVNQKEVEIMVKVALLCTNASSSLRPTMSEVVSMLEGRMTVPDAIPEPSTYSEDLRFKAMRDLHRQRQEHSSSGSQIQNSTTGHTFYSSSTSGYDFGEIKPESRSC; encoded by the exons CTCTGTTCTTGTGAATCGCTTATCAGGGGAGATTCCAAAggaattgggaaatattaccaGTCTCACATACCT aTGCCTTGAAGCAAACCAATTCTCTGGCATTGTTCCTCCTGAGCTTGGAAATTTGACCAATTTACAGACTTT GATGCTATCCTCCAATAATTTGACAGGAAACTTGCCAATGACTTTTGCCAGGCTGGGAAGTCTAACAGATTT TAGGATAAATGATAACAACTTCAGAGGAACAATACCCGATTTCATACAGAACTGGAAGCAACTGACAAGATT AGAAATGCATGCAAGTGGACTGGAGGGACCCATCCCACCAAATATATCACTTCTGAGTAATTTGCTTCAGTT ggttttgagaagCTGTAAAATTTCTGGGGAGATCCCTTCATACATCTGGACAATGAAGAATCTGGAAATGTT GGATGTCAGTTTCAATAACTTGGTTGGGGAGATTCCCACCAGTATGAACTTAGAGCGCCTGAAGTTCCT CTTTTTAACTGGCAACATGCTAAGTGGAAATGTACCGGATTCAATCTTGAAGGAAGGAAGTAGTAT TGATCTTTCTTACAATAACTTTACATGGCAAGGTCCTGAGCAACCAGCTTGTCAAGAAAACCT GAATTTAAACCTTAATTTGTTTCGAAGCTCTTCAATGGAGGATAACTT AAGGCAACGTCCTCATTGCTTGAAGAATTTCGATTGTCCACGAT ATTCGAATTGTTTGCATGTTAATTCTGGTGGAACTGATCTAATCTTCAAGGAAGATAAAGCAGCTGTTATGTATGAAGGAGATGCAGAAGTTAAAGGTGGTGCTGCAGAATTCTTTATCAGTGATGATAGTTACTGGGGATTTAGCAGCACTGGAGACTTCATGGATGATGACGATTACCAAAATATACGTTACACAGTATCTCTCGCATCATCAAATATCACTGAATTGTATGCGACAGCACGTGTATCTCCTATATCGCTTACTTATTTCCATTATTGCTTGGAGAATGGAAACTACACTGTAAATCTCCACTTTGCAGAGATAATGTTTACAAATAACGAAACATATAGCAGTCTTGGGAAGCGTGTGTTTGATATCTATGTTCAG GAAAGACTAGTGTGGAAGGATTTCAACATTGAAGATTTCACTGGTATTGCTCAAAAGCCAGTAGTAAAGCGTGTATCTAATGTCGGTGTGTCAACAAATGTGTTAGAGATCCGATTCTATTGGGCTGGTAAAGGGACAACGAGAATCCCTAATAGTGGAGTTTATGGTCCCCTTATATCAGCTGTTTCTGTGGTTTCTG ATTTCAAGCTTTGTCCAAACGGTCGAACGACTCGAACCAAGCAAATTGTTCATATCATTGTTGGAGTTGTAATTGGAGTAGTATGCTTACTACTCTTTTTGGTGGGAATCCTTTGGCGGAAAGGTTATTTGTGGAGGACAAGAGGGAGAAAAACAG ATGTTCAAGGGCTAGAGTTGCAGACAGGTACTTTTaccttaaaacaaataaaagctGCTACTAATGATTTTGATTCTGCCAACAAAGTTGGAGAGGGTGGGTTTGGTCCGGTGTACAAG GGACAATTACCTGATGGTACTGTCATAGCAGTGAAGCAGCTCTCATCTAAATCAAAACAAGGAAATCgtgaatttttaaatgagatAGGCATGATTTCTTGTTTGCAACACCCAAATCTTGTGAAGCTTCATGGATGTTGTATTGAAGGGGATCAATTATTGTTGGTGTACGAGTACATGGAAAATAATAGCCTTGCTCGTGCTCTATTTG gTCCAGAAAACAATCAGCTTAAATTGGATTGGCCTACCAGGCTTAAAATCTGTATTGGGATAGCAAGAGGTTTAGTTTTCCTCCATGAAGAATCAAGACTCAAGATTGTTCATAGAGACATTAAAGCAACTAATGTGTTGTTGGATGGAGacttaaatccaaaaatatcagacTTTGGATTGGCTAAGCTTGATGAAGAGGAGAAGAGTCACATTAGCACCCGAGTCGCTGGAACAAT AGGATATATGGCACCAGAATATGCATTATGGGGTTATCTGACCTATAAAGCAGATGTTTACAGTTTTGGAGTTGTAGCCTTGGAAATTGTCAGTGGAAAGAACAATAACGACTATATGCCGAGTGACAATTGCGTTTGTCTTTTAGATCGG GCTTGTCATTTGCAACAAACTGGAAACTTGATGAAGCTAATTGATGAGAGGTTGGAGTCTGAGGTGAACCAGAAGGAAGTAGAAATTATGGTTAAAGTAGCTCTGTTGTGCACGAATGCTTCCTCGTCACTTAGGCCTACCATGTCGGAGGTTGTAAGCATGCTCGAAGGGCGAATGACCGTTCCAGATGCGATCCCGGAACCAAGCACCTATAGTGAAGATTTGAGGTTTAAGGCCATGAGAGACCTCCATCGACAAAGGCAAGAGCACAGTTCAAGCGGAAGCCAAATCCAAAACTCGACTACAGGCCATACATTTTACTCTTCCTCTACATCTGGATACGACTTCGGTGAAATCAAACCCGAATCAAGATCATGTTGA
- the LOC132168628 gene encoding probable LRR receptor-like serine/threonine-protein kinase RFK1 isoform X7, with translation MSVLKGYSLPGMLPPQLVKLPYLREIDFALNYLNGTIPLEWASMQLTSISVLVNRLSGEIPKELGNITSLTYLCLEANQFSGIVPPELGNLTNLQTLMLSSNNLTGNLPMTFARLGSLTDFRINDNNFRGTIPDFIQNWKQLTRLEMHASGLEGPIPPNISLLSNLLQLVLRSCKISGEIPSYIWTMKNLEMLDVSFNNLVGEIPTSMNLERLKFLFLTGNMLSGNVPDSILKEGSSIDLSYNNFTWQGPEQPACQENLNLNLNLFRSSSMEDNLRQRPHCLKNFDCPRYSNCLHVNSGGTDLIFKEDKAAVMYEGDAEVKGGAAEFFISDDSYWGFSSTGDFMDDDDYQNIRYTVSLASSNITELYATARVSPISLTYFHYCLENGNYTVNLHFAEIMFTNNETYSSLGKRVFDIYVQERLVWKDFNIEDFTGIAQKPVVKRVSNVGVSTNVLEIRFYWAGKGTTRIPNSGVYGPLISAVSVVSDFKLCPNGRTTRTKQIVHIIVGVVIGVVCLLLFLVGILWRKGYLWRTRGRKTDVQGLELQTGTFTLKQIKAATNDFDSANKVGEGGFGPVYKGQLPDGTVIAVKQLSSKSKQGNREFLNEIGMISCLQHPNLVKLHGCCIEGDQLLLVYEYMENNSLARALFGPENNQLKLDWPTRLKICIGIARGLVFLHEESRLKIVHRDIKATNVLLDGDLNPKISDFGLAKLDEEEKSHISTRVAGTIGYMAPEYALWGYLTYKADVYSFGVVALEIVSGKNNNDYMPSDNCVCLLDRACHLQQTGNLMKLIDERLESEVNQKEVEIMVKVALLCTNASSSLRPTMSEVVSMLEGRMTVPDAIPEPSTYSEDLRFKAMRDLHRQRQEHSSSGSQIQNSTTGHTFYSSSTSGYDFGEIKPESRSC, from the exons CTCTGTTCTTGTGAATCGCTTATCAGGGGAGATTCCAAAggaattgggaaatattaccaGTCTCACATACCT aTGCCTTGAAGCAAACCAATTCTCTGGCATTGTTCCTCCTGAGCTTGGAAATTTGACCAATTTACAGACTTT GATGCTATCCTCCAATAATTTGACAGGAAACTTGCCAATGACTTTTGCCAGGCTGGGAAGTCTAACAGATTT TAGGATAAATGATAACAACTTCAGAGGAACAATACCCGATTTCATACAGAACTGGAAGCAACTGACAAGATT AGAAATGCATGCAAGTGGACTGGAGGGACCCATCCCACCAAATATATCACTTCTGAGTAATTTGCTTCAGTT ggttttgagaagCTGTAAAATTTCTGGGGAGATCCCTTCATACATCTGGACAATGAAGAATCTGGAAATGTT GGATGTCAGTTTCAATAACTTGGTTGGGGAGATTCCCACCAGTATGAACTTAGAGCGCCTGAAGTTCCT CTTTTTAACTGGCAACATGCTAAGTGGAAATGTACCGGATTCAATCTTGAAGGAAGGAAGTAGTAT TGATCTTTCTTACAATAACTTTACATGGCAAGGTCCTGAGCAACCAGCTTGTCAAGAAAACCT GAATTTAAACCTTAATTTGTTTCGAAGCTCTTCAATGGAGGATAACTT AAGGCAACGTCCTCATTGCTTGAAGAATTTCGATTGTCCACGAT ATTCGAATTGTTTGCATGTTAATTCTGGTGGAACTGATCTAATCTTCAAGGAAGATAAAGCAGCTGTTATGTATGAAGGAGATGCAGAAGTTAAAGGTGGTGCTGCAGAATTCTTTATCAGTGATGATAGTTACTGGGGATTTAGCAGCACTGGAGACTTCATGGATGATGACGATTACCAAAATATACGTTACACAGTATCTCTCGCATCATCAAATATCACTGAATTGTATGCGACAGCACGTGTATCTCCTATATCGCTTACTTATTTCCATTATTGCTTGGAGAATGGAAACTACACTGTAAATCTCCACTTTGCAGAGATAATGTTTACAAATAACGAAACATATAGCAGTCTTGGGAAGCGTGTGTTTGATATCTATGTTCAG GAAAGACTAGTGTGGAAGGATTTCAACATTGAAGATTTCACTGGTATTGCTCAAAAGCCAGTAGTAAAGCGTGTATCTAATGTCGGTGTGTCAACAAATGTGTTAGAGATCCGATTCTATTGGGCTGGTAAAGGGACAACGAGAATCCCTAATAGTGGAGTTTATGGTCCCCTTATATCAGCTGTTTCTGTGGTTTCTG ATTTCAAGCTTTGTCCAAACGGTCGAACGACTCGAACCAAGCAAATTGTTCATATCATTGTTGGAGTTGTAATTGGAGTAGTATGCTTACTACTCTTTTTGGTGGGAATCCTTTGGCGGAAAGGTTATTTGTGGAGGACAAGAGGGAGAAAAACAG ATGTTCAAGGGCTAGAGTTGCAGACAGGTACTTTTaccttaaaacaaataaaagctGCTACTAATGATTTTGATTCTGCCAACAAAGTTGGAGAGGGTGGGTTTGGTCCGGTGTACAAG GGACAATTACCTGATGGTACTGTCATAGCAGTGAAGCAGCTCTCATCTAAATCAAAACAAGGAAATCgtgaatttttaaatgagatAGGCATGATTTCTTGTTTGCAACACCCAAATCTTGTGAAGCTTCATGGATGTTGTATTGAAGGGGATCAATTATTGTTGGTGTACGAGTACATGGAAAATAATAGCCTTGCTCGTGCTCTATTTG gTCCAGAAAACAATCAGCTTAAATTGGATTGGCCTACCAGGCTTAAAATCTGTATTGGGATAGCAAGAGGTTTAGTTTTCCTCCATGAAGAATCAAGACTCAAGATTGTTCATAGAGACATTAAAGCAACTAATGTGTTGTTGGATGGAGacttaaatccaaaaatatcagacTTTGGATTGGCTAAGCTTGATGAAGAGGAGAAGAGTCACATTAGCACCCGAGTCGCTGGAACAAT AGGATATATGGCACCAGAATATGCATTATGGGGTTATCTGACCTATAAAGCAGATGTTTACAGTTTTGGAGTTGTAGCCTTGGAAATTGTCAGTGGAAAGAACAATAACGACTATATGCCGAGTGACAATTGCGTTTGTCTTTTAGATCGG GCTTGTCATTTGCAACAAACTGGAAACTTGATGAAGCTAATTGATGAGAGGTTGGAGTCTGAGGTGAACCAGAAGGAAGTAGAAATTATGGTTAAAGTAGCTCTGTTGTGCACGAATGCTTCCTCGTCACTTAGGCCTACCATGTCGGAGGTTGTAAGCATGCTCGAAGGGCGAATGACCGTTCCAGATGCGATCCCGGAACCAAGCACCTATAGTGAAGATTTGAGGTTTAAGGCCATGAGAGACCTCCATCGACAAAGGCAAGAGCACAGTTCAAGCGGAAGCCAAATCCAAAACTCGACTACAGGCCATACATTTTACTCTTCCTCTACATCTGGATACGACTTCGGTGAAATCAAACCCGAATCAAGATCATGTTGA
- the LOC132168628 gene encoding probable LRR receptor-like serine/threonine-protein kinase RFK1 isoform X8 produces the protein MLPPQLVKLPYLREIDFALNYLNGTIPLEWASMQLTSISVLVNRLSGEIPKELGNITSLTYLCLEANQFSGIVPPELGNLTNLQTLMLSSNNLTGNLPMTFARLGSLTDFRINDNNFRGTIPDFIQNWKQLTRLEMHASGLEGPIPPNISLLSNLLQLVLRSCKISGEIPSYIWTMKNLEMLDVSFNNLVGEIPTSMNLERLKFLFLTGNMLSGNVPDSILKEGSSIDLSYNNFTWQGPEQPACQENLNLNLNLFRSSSMEDNLRQRPHCLKNFDCPRYSNCLHVNSGGTDLIFKEDKAAVMYEGDAEVKGGAAEFFISDDSYWGFSSTGDFMDDDDYQNIRYTVSLASSNITELYATARVSPISLTYFHYCLENGNYTVNLHFAEIMFTNNETYSSLGKRVFDIYVQERLVWKDFNIEDFTGIAQKPVVKRVSNVGVSTNVLEIRFYWAGKGTTRIPNSGVYGPLISAVSVVSDFKLCPNGRTTRTKQIVHIIVGVVIGVVCLLLFLVGILWRKGYLWRTRGRKTDVQGLELQTGTFTLKQIKAATNDFDSANKVGEGGFGPVYKGQLPDGTVIAVKQLSSKSKQGNREFLNEIGMISCLQHPNLVKLHGCCIEGDQLLLVYEYMENNSLARALFGPENNQLKLDWPTRLKICIGIARGLVFLHEESRLKIVHRDIKATNVLLDGDLNPKISDFGLAKLDEEEKSHISTRVAGTIGYMAPEYALWGYLTYKADVYSFGVVALEIVSGKNNNDYMPSDNCVCLLDRACHLQQTGNLMKLIDERLESEVNQKEVEIMVKVALLCTNASSSLRPTMSEVVSMLEGRMTVPDAIPEPSTYSEDLRFKAMRDLHRQRQEHSSSGSQIQNSTTGHTFYSSSTSGYDFGEIKPESRSC, from the exons CTCTGTTCTTGTGAATCGCTTATCAGGGGAGATTCCAAAggaattgggaaatattaccaGTCTCACATACCT aTGCCTTGAAGCAAACCAATTCTCTGGCATTGTTCCTCCTGAGCTTGGAAATTTGACCAATTTACAGACTTT GATGCTATCCTCCAATAATTTGACAGGAAACTTGCCAATGACTTTTGCCAGGCTGGGAAGTCTAACAGATTT TAGGATAAATGATAACAACTTCAGAGGAACAATACCCGATTTCATACAGAACTGGAAGCAACTGACAAGATT AGAAATGCATGCAAGTGGACTGGAGGGACCCATCCCACCAAATATATCACTTCTGAGTAATTTGCTTCAGTT ggttttgagaagCTGTAAAATTTCTGGGGAGATCCCTTCATACATCTGGACAATGAAGAATCTGGAAATGTT GGATGTCAGTTTCAATAACTTGGTTGGGGAGATTCCCACCAGTATGAACTTAGAGCGCCTGAAGTTCCT CTTTTTAACTGGCAACATGCTAAGTGGAAATGTACCGGATTCAATCTTGAAGGAAGGAAGTAGTAT TGATCTTTCTTACAATAACTTTACATGGCAAGGTCCTGAGCAACCAGCTTGTCAAGAAAACCT GAATTTAAACCTTAATTTGTTTCGAAGCTCTTCAATGGAGGATAACTT AAGGCAACGTCCTCATTGCTTGAAGAATTTCGATTGTCCACGAT ATTCGAATTGTTTGCATGTTAATTCTGGTGGAACTGATCTAATCTTCAAGGAAGATAAAGCAGCTGTTATGTATGAAGGAGATGCAGAAGTTAAAGGTGGTGCTGCAGAATTCTTTATCAGTGATGATAGTTACTGGGGATTTAGCAGCACTGGAGACTTCATGGATGATGACGATTACCAAAATATACGTTACACAGTATCTCTCGCATCATCAAATATCACTGAATTGTATGCGACAGCACGTGTATCTCCTATATCGCTTACTTATTTCCATTATTGCTTGGAGAATGGAAACTACACTGTAAATCTCCACTTTGCAGAGATAATGTTTACAAATAACGAAACATATAGCAGTCTTGGGAAGCGTGTGTTTGATATCTATGTTCAG GAAAGACTAGTGTGGAAGGATTTCAACATTGAAGATTTCACTGGTATTGCTCAAAAGCCAGTAGTAAAGCGTGTATCTAATGTCGGTGTGTCAACAAATGTGTTAGAGATCCGATTCTATTGGGCTGGTAAAGGGACAACGAGAATCCCTAATAGTGGAGTTTATGGTCCCCTTATATCAGCTGTTTCTGTGGTTTCTG ATTTCAAGCTTTGTCCAAACGGTCGAACGACTCGAACCAAGCAAATTGTTCATATCATTGTTGGAGTTGTAATTGGAGTAGTATGCTTACTACTCTTTTTGGTGGGAATCCTTTGGCGGAAAGGTTATTTGTGGAGGACAAGAGGGAGAAAAACAG ATGTTCAAGGGCTAGAGTTGCAGACAGGTACTTTTaccttaaaacaaataaaagctGCTACTAATGATTTTGATTCTGCCAACAAAGTTGGAGAGGGTGGGTTTGGTCCGGTGTACAAG GGACAATTACCTGATGGTACTGTCATAGCAGTGAAGCAGCTCTCATCTAAATCAAAACAAGGAAATCgtgaatttttaaatgagatAGGCATGATTTCTTGTTTGCAACACCCAAATCTTGTGAAGCTTCATGGATGTTGTATTGAAGGGGATCAATTATTGTTGGTGTACGAGTACATGGAAAATAATAGCCTTGCTCGTGCTCTATTTG gTCCAGAAAACAATCAGCTTAAATTGGATTGGCCTACCAGGCTTAAAATCTGTATTGGGATAGCAAGAGGTTTAGTTTTCCTCCATGAAGAATCAAGACTCAAGATTGTTCATAGAGACATTAAAGCAACTAATGTGTTGTTGGATGGAGacttaaatccaaaaatatcagacTTTGGATTGGCTAAGCTTGATGAAGAGGAGAAGAGTCACATTAGCACCCGAGTCGCTGGAACAAT AGGATATATGGCACCAGAATATGCATTATGGGGTTATCTGACCTATAAAGCAGATGTTTACAGTTTTGGAGTTGTAGCCTTGGAAATTGTCAGTGGAAAGAACAATAACGACTATATGCCGAGTGACAATTGCGTTTGTCTTTTAGATCGG GCTTGTCATTTGCAACAAACTGGAAACTTGATGAAGCTAATTGATGAGAGGTTGGAGTCTGAGGTGAACCAGAAGGAAGTAGAAATTATGGTTAAAGTAGCTCTGTTGTGCACGAATGCTTCCTCGTCACTTAGGCCTACCATGTCGGAGGTTGTAAGCATGCTCGAAGGGCGAATGACCGTTCCAGATGCGATCCCGGAACCAAGCACCTATAGTGAAGATTTGAGGTTTAAGGCCATGAGAGACCTCCATCGACAAAGGCAAGAGCACAGTTCAAGCGGAAGCCAAATCCAAAACTCGACTACAGGCCATACATTTTACTCTTCCTCTACATCTGGATACGACTTCGGTGAAATCAAACCCGAATCAAGATCATGTTGA